A genomic segment from Methanolobus zinderi encodes:
- a CDS encoding cobaltochelatase subunit CobN — MQERTILVMVLSVLLFASATTVVSAEEQKINITYISFAPHASLKEASVNGSIADDISYTYIQGYGTSGPSDELLNASENGYLNTQDVIFCYMLNSAVYEPLEQYFEEAHENGVSLIDLTSAGVPVCFDYTSDGDRDDPICYYYDNMGIDSNISKRYGENLLMYLAKEYGNNSEITDNWPVIKITYAGWGTYANTLERASWTNPYSQNMEFRFIPTYNYSDLSAHTDEIIAAGENGTLAEQDAIFCEMMKGSIYNATDQWLLQAHDNGTTLIDIYTSSSEVPEYFDYKYNGSENITLINSYNNIESEFASAPKNAENFLICLAKEYSDKTETTGSWNYVSVNQTLPAMGLYHPDYTDGYFETTEQYLEWYQQYNYGEHRIYDPDRPTIGMWFHRDDVQNGDLEIIDALIRDLEAKDCNVIAGFDVFNDNIINYYCNDSGEPLVQCVISLKSFRLNYWDNEKGLEELEELNVPVLRGMVVGESTDPADANRGIPSGQVVYKTIGPNVDGIFEFIVLGTEVYDEETGASEYVPMDYQIDWIANRSINWAELKLKENQDKKVAIIYYNYPSGKDNIGASYLDTISSMRLLLDRMENENYTVSNVPENNSQLLEMIWAQGINAGSWAPGVMDEMVENRTEWGLQLIPMETYRQWFEQEIPEDLREDVIEQWGEPWAEELPQNQSLMIWEDNTGEQYIVIPTVRFDNVWIMPQPARGFMQNDDTLYHSSLVPPPHQYIAFYLWLNDDWDADAIIHLGTHGTHEWLPGQSYGMNRSSEWAPLLLQDLPNIYPYIVANVGEGLTAEYRGNALIIDHLTPTIERAGTYGEIANMSLLMQEYYGPELSVQTKQAYQMSIIDEMVSCGLDTDLEVNATELYLYNETQFDNFIRNTLHEYIEEIEGENIPYGMHVLGVVPAMNTSGPERDELSAMVRQMMGSKFEANVTTAFYPEDEYPLGIPSNDTKVDRLVWEVVTNETDINDSQIMVYGGTNESVTQSLSSGLLYRQRLLDSAIEMDRVISALNGGFIPAGPGTDPIMNTNAVPTGRNFYGVNPDLYPSVATWNLGKALAQELLIDYYEEHGEYPRKVSFSRFGVEFIRDHGTLEAEALYLLGVKPHWDENGVVDGLTLLSEEELLPNYDSSKPGRPRIDIVYTTAGMRDAFPDKLKMLDEAARMANLAESTNYPNYVNISTQAIYGELYSSFLNSTGNETYAAEMASKLSTMRCFAVKDGTYEIAVANAVDSSGTWENDTEIAELYIDKMGYAYGTDLWGFDCSELLIGNLRNVDASVHSDSSNLYDTLDNDDFYQYFGGLNIATRYVSGKTPEMYVSDTRNPDDARIIGMQEYLNINIRSRYLNDKWIEGMMNSGYSGGRMMAEFVDNLWGWEVSNPELVDDSMWETVYNTYINEEMKEFFNANNPGAYQSITGRMLEAVRKGYVDLPDEMVNNLVKEYTESVAENGATCCHHTCGNMLLDEFVQGNMGAAGVSQEVQDEYEAKLNDAIQHKAPESQPQTKSSSGSSSTGSDLKVTEPGTGTSNQTMISDSGAGTDMNSPAQDSTKSAPDDYVEGYEMTKESVSNPDSSSFSFTGSDIVASILVFAGVGAMYFGFWKRRKL, encoded by the coding sequence ATGCAAGAAAGAACTATACTGGTAATGGTATTAAGTGTATTGTTGTTTGCATCAGCAACAACGGTTGTATCGGCAGAAGAACAGAAGATAAACATAACATATATCTCATTTGCACCCCACGCCTCTCTTAAAGAAGCCAGTGTGAACGGTTCCATTGCAGATGACATTTCATACACATATATACAGGGTTATGGGACTTCAGGTCCCAGCGACGAATTGCTGAACGCATCTGAAAACGGATACCTTAACACGCAGGATGTTATTTTCTGCTATATGCTGAACTCTGCGGTTTATGAGCCACTGGAACAGTATTTTGAAGAGGCTCATGAGAACGGTGTTTCTTTAATAGACCTGACATCTGCAGGAGTTCCCGTTTGCTTTGATTACACTTCCGATGGAGATCGGGATGATCCCATATGCTATTATTACGATAATATGGGAATCGATTCCAATATCAGCAAGAGATACGGAGAGAATTTGTTGATGTATCTTGCCAAAGAATACGGGAATAATTCTGAAATTACCGATAACTGGCCGGTTATAAAAATTACATATGCCGGATGGGGGACGTATGCCAATACCCTGGAAAGGGCAAGCTGGACAAATCCGTACAGCCAGAACATGGAATTCAGATTCATCCCTACATACAACTACAGCGATTTAAGCGCACATACAGATGAGATAATAGCTGCCGGAGAGAATGGGACCCTGGCTGAGCAGGATGCTATCTTCTGCGAGATGATGAAAGGTTCCATTTACAATGCCACCGATCAGTGGTTACTTCAGGCACATGACAATGGAACTACACTAATTGATATCTATACATCCTCATCAGAAGTACCTGAGTACTTCGACTACAAATACAATGGTTCTGAAAATATAACGCTGATCAATTCATACAACAACATTGAATCGGAATTTGCCAGCGCTCCAAAGAATGCCGAGAATTTCCTGATATGTCTTGCAAAGGAGTATTCTGATAAAACCGAAACTACCGGTAGCTGGAATTACGTGAGTGTGAACCAGACACTGCCAGCCATGGGTCTGTATCATCCGGATTATACTGATGGTTACTTTGAGACCACAGAACAGTACCTCGAATGGTACCAGCAGTACAATTACGGGGAGCACCGGATCTATGATCCAGATCGACCGACCATTGGAATGTGGTTCCATAGGGATGACGTCCAGAACGGAGATCTTGAAATAATTGATGCACTCATAAGAGATCTGGAAGCCAAGGACTGTAACGTGATAGCAGGATTTGATGTATTCAATGACAATATCATAAATTACTATTGTAACGACTCAGGTGAACCACTAGTACAATGCGTTATTTCACTGAAGAGTTTCAGGCTTAATTACTGGGATAATGAAAAAGGTCTTGAGGAACTTGAAGAGCTGAACGTGCCGGTTCTCCGGGGAATGGTTGTCGGAGAATCCACTGATCCTGCGGACGCTAACAGGGGAATCCCGAGCGGACAGGTAGTCTACAAAACTATCGGCCCGAACGTAGACGGAATATTCGAGTTTATCGTACTTGGCACTGAAGTGTATGACGAGGAGACCGGGGCCAGTGAATATGTGCCAATGGATTATCAGATCGACTGGATAGCAAACCGTTCTATCAACTGGGCTGAGCTCAAACTTAAAGAGAACCAGGACAAAAAGGTAGCTATTATCTATTACAATTATCCGTCAGGAAAAGATAATATCGGTGCAAGCTACCTCGATACCATCTCAAGTATGCGATTATTGCTCGACAGGATGGAAAATGAAAATTACACTGTTAGCAATGTCCCCGAAAACAACAGCCAGCTTCTGGAGATGATATGGGCACAGGGTATAAACGCAGGTTCTTGGGCACCGGGAGTTATGGATGAGATGGTCGAGAACAGAACGGAGTGGGGACTTCAACTCATACCCATGGAAACATACAGGCAATGGTTCGAGCAGGAAATACCGGAAGACCTTAGAGAGGATGTTATCGAACAATGGGGAGAGCCCTGGGCAGAGGAGCTACCACAGAATCAGAGCTTAATGATATGGGAAGATAATACAGGAGAACAGTATATTGTTATACCCACAGTCCGATTTGACAACGTGTGGATCATGCCACAACCTGCAAGAGGATTCATGCAGAACGATGATACACTCTACCATAGCAGTCTTGTTCCACCACCACATCAGTACATCGCATTCTATCTCTGGTTGAATGATGACTGGGATGCCGATGCAATAATCCACCTTGGAACACACGGTACACATGAATGGCTGCCAGGACAATCATACGGAATGAATCGTTCGTCCGAGTGGGCCCCTCTGCTACTGCAGGACCTTCCCAACATCTACCCGTATATCGTTGCAAACGTAGGTGAAGGATTAACCGCTGAGTATAGGGGCAATGCGCTCATCATAGATCATCTTACACCTACGATAGAAAGAGCAGGCACATACGGTGAAATCGCCAATATGTCCCTGCTAATGCAGGAATACTACGGACCTGAACTTTCAGTCCAGACCAAGCAGGCATACCAGATGTCAATTATCGATGAAATGGTAAGCTGCGGACTGGATACGGACCTGGAAGTCAATGCAACAGAACTTTATCTCTATAATGAGACACAGTTCGATAACTTCATCCGGAACACCCTTCACGAATATATCGAAGAAATTGAGGGAGAGAATATACCTTACGGGATGCATGTTCTTGGAGTGGTGCCTGCAATGAATACCTCCGGTCCCGAAAGAGATGAACTCTCTGCAATGGTGAGGCAGATGATGGGAAGCAAGTTCGAGGCAAATGTCACTACAGCTTTTTATCCGGAAGACGAATATCCGCTTGGTATCCCTTCAAATGATACAAAAGTGGACAGACTCGTCTGGGAAGTTGTCACGAATGAGACCGACATCAACGACTCACAAATAATGGTCTACGGGGGTACAAACGAATCTGTCACTCAAAGCCTTAGCTCAGGACTCCTGTACAGGCAACGGCTTCTTGATAGCGCCATCGAGATGGACAGAGTGATCTCAGCTCTTAATGGCGGGTTCATACCGGCCGGACCGGGTACGGACCCTATAATGAACACAAATGCAGTACCAACCGGCCGCAACTTCTATGGAGTGAACCCTGACCTTTACCCATCAGTTGCGACCTGGAACCTTGGAAAGGCACTTGCACAGGAATTACTCATTGACTATTATGAGGAACATGGAGAATATCCGCGTAAAGTATCATTTTCCAGATTCGGAGTGGAGTTCATAAGAGACCATGGAACACTTGAAGCAGAAGCACTCTATCTGCTGGGTGTGAAGCCACACTGGGACGAGAACGGAGTTGTTGACGGTCTTACACTTCTCTCAGAGGAAGAACTTTTACCAAACTACGATTCCTCAAAACCTGGAAGACCGCGCATTGACATTGTTTACACCACCGCGGGCATGAGAGATGCATTCCCTGACAAACTGAAGATGCTGGATGAAGCTGCCAGGATGGCAAACCTTGCAGAATCGACCAATTATCCAAACTATGTCAATATCAGCACCCAGGCAATCTATGGAGAGCTTTACAGTTCTTTCCTCAACAGTACAGGCAACGAGACATATGCTGCCGAAATGGCTTCCAAACTATCTACAATGCGCTGTTTTGCCGTAAAGGATGGTACCTATGAGATAGCCGTGGCAAATGCAGTCGATTCAAGCGGAACCTGGGAGAACGATACCGAAATCGCTGAACTATACATTGACAAGATGGGATATGCCTACGGTACTGACCTGTGGGGATTCGATTGTTCAGAGCTTCTCATCGGCAATCTCAGAAATGTTGATGCATCTGTACACTCTGACTCCTCAAACCTCTATGATACACTTGACAACGACGACTTCTACCAGTATTTCGGTGGATTGAACATTGCGACAAGATATGTCAGCGGCAAAACACCGGAAATGTATGTCTCGGATACCCGCAATCCTGACGATGCACGCATAATAGGCATGCAGGAGTACCTGAATATCAACATCCGCTCCAGATATCTCAATGACAAATGGATCGAGGGCATGATGAACTCGGGTTATTCAGGAGGCAGGATGATGGCCGAATTTGTGGACAATCTCTGGGGATGGGAAGTTTCAAATCCGGAGCTTGTTGATGATAGCATGTGGGAGACCGTCTATAACACCTACATAAATGAAGAGATGAAGGAATTCTTCAATGCAAACAATCCCGGAGCCTATCAGTCCATTACCGGAAGAATGCTGGAAGCGGTTCGTAAAGGATATGTAGACCTGCCGGATGAGATGGTCAATAACCTTGTGAAAGAATATACCGAATCAGTTGCGGAGAACGGAGCTACCTGCTGCCACCATACATGTGGAAACATGTTACTCGATGAATTCGTGCAGGGGAATATGGGAGCTGCCGGCGTTAGCCAGGAAGTTCAGGATGAATATGAAGCTAAATTGAATGATGCAATCCAACATAAGGCGCCTGAGTCACAGCCACAGACGAAATCATCTTCCGGAAGCAGTTCAACCGGATCAGACTTAAAAGTTACTGAGCCGGGAACAGGTACCTCCAACCAGACAATGATAAGTGATTCCGGAGCAGGAACAGATATGAACTCACCGGCCCAGGATTCGACAAAATCCGCCCCAGATGACTATGTTGAGGGCTACGAGATGACAAAGGAAAGTGTCAGCAATCCGGATAGCAGTAGCTTCTCATTTACAGGTTCGGATATTGTAGCCTCTATTCTGGTGTTTGCCGGAGTCGGGGCTATGTACTTCGGATTCTGGAAGAGGAGGAAGTTGTAA
- a CDS encoding DUF2149 domain-containing protein produces MKRRRRYRRTGLLTNEDEQSPLTGVANLFDIAMVFSVALLIALVMSYQLPELLSPTDDITIVKNPGQQDMKIIVKDQGKPIEVLNMTDEIGGGTGEALGTAYKLADGRVVYVPEEENKTST; encoded by the coding sequence GTGAAAAGAAGGAGAAGATACAGACGAACAGGACTTCTTACCAATGAGGATGAGCAGAGCCCTCTCACAGGTGTTGCCAATCTCTTCGACATTGCCATGGTCTTCTCTGTGGCACTGCTTATTGCACTCGTAATGTCATACCAGCTCCCGGAACTCCTGAGTCCCACGGATGATATCACCATCGTAAAGAATCCGGGACAGCAGGATATGAAGATTATTGTAAAGGATCAGGGAAAACCCATTGAGGTCCTTAACATGACAGACGAGATAGGAGGCGGAACCGGGGAGGCTCTGGGAACGGCCTACAAACTGGCTGACGGAAGAGTGGTATATGTACCTGAGGAGGAAAATAAAACTTCAACTTAA
- a CDS encoding MotA/TolQ/ExbB proton channel family protein yields MDTTSSLYGILYTFSSSLLYPVVIILLLLVLFSLVLIGEFLSEYAKRNRDMKNLESCCLEVRDRLTEKSFGTAADGLRNLKQNFMVTSFAKEAAAHLEKNTIPAIEWLSQEYEIKMAKRLEQTRIVATIAPMLGLMGTLIPLGPALIGLSQGDIVQLANNLMIAFATTVVGLFAGTIAYVLTQVRKRWYWQDMADIDYILDTLEVSE; encoded by the coding sequence ATGGATACAACTTCGTCTTTGTACGGTATATTATACACGTTCTCGTCTTCACTACTGTACCCGGTAGTGATCATACTCCTGTTACTGGTACTTTTTTCACTGGTACTAATCGGAGAGTTCCTTTCGGAATATGCAAAACGCAACCGTGATATGAAAAACCTTGAGAGTTGCTGCCTTGAGGTCAGGGACAGACTCACTGAAAAATCCTTCGGAACAGCAGCAGATGGCCTTCGCAACCTCAAACAGAACTTCATGGTCACAAGTTTTGCAAAGGAAGCTGCAGCTCATCTTGAAAAGAATACTATTCCTGCAATAGAGTGGCTGTCACAGGAATATGAAATAAAGATGGCAAAACGTCTTGAGCAAACACGGATCGTGGCAACCATCGCACCTATGCTTGGACTTATGGGCACACTTATCCCACTGGGACCGGCACTCATCGGATTGTCCCAGGGTGATATCGTACAGCTTGCAAATAATCTCATGATCGCTTTTGCAACAACCGTAGTAGGGCTGTTCGCCGGAACCATAGCCTATGTGCTCACACAGGTCAGAAAGAGATGGTACTGGCAGGACATGGCTGATATTGATTACATCCTTGATACACTGGAGGTAAGCGAGTGA
- a CDS encoding DUF2162 domain-containing protein — MNTLYAAVVGILIGISIFGLKTGVGCGFSNLEKKKVLFLAGSYFLLSVILGSLVGFVNQSYLESIASLGMTLHVFIAVILIAAGIYTQKKWNCGHDVSKKTFLVISVPCPVCLTALFVSCMILASSLEISGWKVGIIVGIVFFLSVVSSTFIFRKMKRSPEDLGTVMMFLGIFYMLGAMLVPAYIKAKQMNISAIESANFEILPLIVFSIFILGGFAFNHMRGQ; from the coding sequence ATGAATACACTTTACGCAGCAGTAGTAGGCATCCTTATCGGCATATCCATATTCGGCCTGAAGACAGGAGTAGGATGTGGATTTTCAAATCTGGAAAAGAAGAAAGTGCTCTTCCTGGCAGGTTCTTACTTTTTGTTATCTGTGATACTGGGAAGTCTCGTGGGCTTTGTGAATCAATCATATCTGGAAAGTATTGCAAGCCTAGGGATGACATTACACGTATTTATCGCAGTTATCCTGATAGCGGCAGGGATCTATACGCAGAAGAAATGGAACTGCGGGCATGACGTCTCAAAGAAGACATTTCTGGTGATATCAGTTCCCTGCCCGGTCTGCCTGACGGCTCTGTTTGTTTCCTGTATGATACTTGCTTCAAGTCTTGAGATCAGTGGATGGAAAGTAGGTATTATAGTCGGAATCGTTTTCTTCTTATCAGTAGTATCATCAACCTTTATTTTCAGGAAGATGAAACGCTCTCCCGAAGATCTGGGAACCGTGATGATGTTCCTCGGGATATTCTATATGCTCGGAGCAATGCTTGTTCCGGCATATATCAAAGCAAAGCAGATGAATATCTCAGCTATCGAAAGCGCTAATTTTGAGATACTTCCATTGATCGTTTTTTCAATCTTCATCCTTGGAGGTTTTGCTTTTAATCATATGAGAGGTCAATAA
- a CDS encoding 30S ribosomal protein S27ae — protein sequence MAVKDYYKVSGDSIERTHQACPRCGEGVFLAEHKDRRSCGKCGYTEFKK from the coding sequence ATGGCAGTAAAGGATTACTACAAGGTAAGCGGCGATTCTATCGAAAGGACACACCAGGCATGCCCCCGCTGCGGTGAAGGCGTATTCCTTGCAGAGCACAAGGACAGGCGTTCCTGCGGAAAATGCGGCTACACTGAGTTTAAGAAATAA
- a CDS encoding 30S ribosomal protein S24e yields MDIKIIKEKNNALLNRRELNLDIGFDGATPSRSELKAKVAAMLNVAQELVIIQKMEKQFGKQAVSAYVKIYENADRMKQVEAKYVIERNAMPEPEVEEEAEEAAEEEGAAEETEAEEAPAE; encoded by the coding sequence ATGGACATCAAAATCATTAAGGAGAAAAACAACGCACTCCTGAACAGGCGTGAGTTGAACCTGGATATCGGCTTTGACGGGGCAACCCCCTCCCGTAGCGAGCTTAAAGCAAAAGTGGCAGCTATGCTTAACGTAGCCCAGGAACTTGTAATCATCCAGAAGATGGAAAAGCAGTTCGGTAAGCAGGCAGTAAGCGCATATGTGAAGATATATGAGAATGCCGACCGTATGAAGCAGGTCGAAGCAAAGTATGTCATTGAAAGAAATGCAATGCCTGAGCCTGAAGTTGAAGAAGAGGCAGAGGAAGCTGCTGAAGAAGAAGGTGCAGCAGAAGAGACTGAAGCTGAGGAAGCCCCTGCAGAATAA
- a CDS encoding GTP-dependent dephospho-CoA kinase family protein has protein sequence MGSQIVLYEELRPLFNKIFGVLYTGNGDDTIRELSSDLESPTKLISVGDVTTFHLLNLNIIPDVLIVDDRTKRGPASDRVVVGTKHKGFTEIFVDNPAGVITEDLIDAVDNAISSDENVRIFVRGEEDLAALPAILMAPQGSVVLYGQPDQGVVLVKITQSKKEEIRDLLSKIIGAQDNKEELRTIWRKLDGHQNH, from the coding sequence TTGGGCTCGCAGATCGTTCTGTACGAAGAGCTGAGGCCACTTTTTAACAAAATATTTGGCGTTCTGTATACAGGGAACGGTGATGACACCATCAGGGAGCTTTCCTCAGACCTGGAAAGTCCCACAAAACTTATATCCGTCGGTGATGTTACTACATTCCACTTGCTCAACTTAAATATCATACCGGATGTCCTGATAGTGGATGACCGGACAAAACGCGGACCGGCTTCAGACCGGGTCGTTGTAGGCACAAAGCATAAGGGCTTCACTGAAATATTCGTAGACAATCCAGCCGGGGTAATAACCGAAGATCTGATAGATGCCGTTGATAACGCCATCAGTTCAGATGAAAATGTCAGGATATTCGTGCGCGGCGAAGAAGACCTTGCAGCTTTACCCGCCATTCTCATGGCACCACAGGGTTCAGTTGTTCTGTACGGACAACCGGATCAAGGTGTCGTACTCGTAAAAATCACTCAATCCAAAAAGGAAGAGATCAGAGACCTGCTAAGCAAGATAATTGGCGCGCAGGATAATAAGGAAGAATTAAGAACCATTTGGAGAAAATTAGATGGACATCAAAATCATTAA
- the spt4 gene encoding transcription elongation factor subunit Spt4, with protein MSDQVCRECHRIISGQTCPICGSSNLSADWSGMVIVIDPERSEIAKKIDVKVADKYALKVR; from the coding sequence ATGAGTGACCAGGTTTGTCGAGAATGCCATCGTATAATCTCCGGACAGACATGCCCCATATGCGGATCCAGTAACCTCAGTGCTGACTGGAGCGGCATGGTCATAGTAATTGATCCGGAACGTTCAGAGATCGCAAAGAAGATCGATGTGAAAGTTGCCGACAAGTATGCTCTGAAGGTGCGTTAA
- a CDS encoding DNA-directed RNA polymerase encodes MYKKMKLADTIRVAPDLLGGDVKTNVKAALKDKLEGRIDKALGAIVAVTEIDKIGEGHILVGDGAVYYDVTFEAIVFVPVIQEVIEGEVVETVDFGAFISIGAMDGLLHVSQITDDFMSYDGKNGRLVSKGGGRSLSEGDRVRARIVAVSINEREPRESKIGLTMRQHSLGKIEWIEEAKKPKAEKAE; translated from the coding sequence ATGTACAAAAAGATGAAACTAGCGGACACGATTCGTGTGGCACCAGACCTTCTTGGCGGAGACGTGAAAACAAATGTCAAAGCTGCCCTGAAGGATAAGCTGGAAGGCAGGATAGACAAAGCCCTGGGTGCCATTGTTGCCGTTACCGAAATAGATAAGATAGGAGAAGGGCACATCCTTGTGGGCGATGGTGCTGTGTACTATGATGTTACTTTTGAAGCTATAGTCTTCGTTCCGGTGATACAGGAAGTCATTGAAGGAGAAGTTGTCGAAACCGTTGATTTCGGTGCCTTTATCAGTATAGGCGCAATGGACGGGCTTTTACATGTGAGCCAGATAACCGACGATTTCATGTCCTATGACGGGAAGAACGGCAGGCTTGTAAGCAAAGGTGGCGGTAGGTCCCTTTCAGAGGGTGACAGGGTAAGAGCCCGCATAGTAGCAGTAAGTATCAACGAAAGGGAACCCAGGGAAAGTAAGATCGGACTCACCATGAGGCAGCATTCCCTCGGAAAGATAGAATGGATAGAAGAGGCTAAAAAGCCTAAAGCCGAGAAGGCGGAATAA
- a CDS encoding DNA-binding protein yields MKVIIDTNGLMIPVQFNVDIFDELRRLGYNRFIVPLSVIRELESLQKGLRGKDKTAAKVAYSLARRCEVVETSGHADDVIVDLAGNCDAAVLTNDIGLKKRLEDKNIPIICLRQKNRLERITDEV; encoded by the coding sequence TTGAAAGTAATTATAGATACAAACGGCCTGATGATACCTGTACAGTTCAATGTCGATATTTTTGATGAGCTCAGAAGACTTGGATATAACAGGTTCATTGTGCCGCTTTCTGTGATAAGGGAACTGGAATCGCTTCAAAAGGGACTGAGAGGGAAGGATAAAACCGCTGCAAAGGTCGCGTATTCACTTGCCCGCAGATGTGAGGTCGTCGAGACATCAGGACATGCCGACGATGTCATAGTAGACCTTGCAGGAAACTGTGATGCAGCCGTACTTACCAACGACATAGGCCTGAAAAAAAGACTTGAAGACAAAAATATTCCCATCATATGCCTGCGCCAGAAGAACAGGCTTGAAAGGATCACAGATGAAGTTTAA
- a CDS encoding translation initiation factor IF-2 subunit gamma, with product MSQPSVNIGMVGHVDHGKTTLVSALSGVWTDTHSEEMKRGISIRLGYADATFRKCPNCPEPECYTVSKKCEGCDEPSEELRTVSFVDAPGHETLMATMLSGAAIMDGAILVIAANEECPQPQTKEHLMALNIIGIKNLIIVQNKIDLVSREQLIEHYHQIKDFVKGTVAENAPIIPVSAQQNTNVDFLIQAMEEIIPTPVHKMDKDAHLLIARSFDINKPGTPIKDITGGVIGGTLTEGSLSAGDELEICPGIKIESEGTTRWEPIKTTVTRIVAGKEPVEEATPGGLLAVGTTLDPSLTKSDTLTGQVAGLPGTLPPTHDDFTLELHLLQRVVGVSDEEEIDPIKTSEPLMLNVGTATTVGVVTSARKDVAEVKLKRPVCADIGGTVAISRRVGSRWRLIGVGVIQD from the coding sequence TTGAGTCAACCTAGCGTTAATATCGGCATGGTAGGCCATGTCGACCATGGAAAAACCACACTTGTCAGCGCACTGTCAGGTGTCTGGACAGACACACATAGCGAAGAGATGAAGCGTGGTATATCAATCCGCCTCGGATATGCGGATGCAACATTCAGGAAGTGCCCCAACTGCCCGGAACCGGAATGTTACACCGTTTCTAAAAAATGTGAAGGATGCGACGAGCCATCCGAAGAACTCAGGACAGTATCCTTTGTAGATGCGCCCGGGCACGAAACACTTATGGCGACCATGCTCTCAGGCGCTGCCATCATGGACGGAGCAATCCTTGTAATTGCTGCGAATGAGGAATGTCCGCAGCCACAGACCAAGGAACACCTGATGGCCCTGAATATTATAGGGATCAAGAACCTCATAATCGTGCAGAATAAGATAGACCTGGTGTCCAGGGAACAGCTCATCGAGCACTATCACCAGATCAAGGACTTTGTCAAGGGAACCGTCGCCGAGAACGCGCCTATCATACCGGTTTCCGCACAGCAGAACACAAATGTTGATTTCCTGATACAGGCAATGGAAGAGATCATACCCACGCCTGTACATAAAATGGATAAAGACGCGCACCTGCTTATCGCAAGATCATTTGATATCAACAAACCCGGAACTCCTATCAAGGACATAACAGGCGGAGTTATCGGCGGTACTCTCACAGAAGGCTCACTGAGTGCAGGTGATGAGCTGGAGATATGTCCCGGTATCAAGATCGAAAGTGAAGGCACTACCAGATGGGAACCCATAAAGACCACGGTTACCAGGATCGTAGCCGGAAAAGAGCCTGTGGAAGAAGCAACCCCCGGAGGTCTGCTTGCAGTGGGAACAACCCTTGACCCTTCACTGACAAAGAGTGACACCCTCACTGGACAGGTTGCAGGTCTGCCCGGAACACTTCCACCTACTCATGATGATTTCACACTTGAGTTACACCTTCTCCAGAGAGTTGTAGGAGTAAGCGACGAGGAAGAGATCGACCCCATAAAGACAAGTGAACCACTGATGTTAAATGTCGGTACTGCTACCACTGTGGGAGTAGTTACCAGCGCCAGAAAGGATGTTGCAGAGGTCAAGCTCAAAAGACCGGTGTGCGCAGACATCGGAGGGACAGTGGCCATCAGCAGACGTGTAGGATCCAGGTGGCGCCTTATCGGTGTAGGAGTAATCCAGGATTGA